A portion of the Chiloscyllium punctatum isolate Juve2018m chromosome 5, sChiPun1.3, whole genome shotgun sequence genome contains these proteins:
- the LOC140476711 gene encoding large ribosomal subunit protein eL39-like, with translation MILGHWSWERKVSSIPSHRTFRIQHFLTKKMKPNWLIPQWACMKTGIRYNSKRRSWRRVKLTL, from the coding sequence ATGATTCTCGGCCATTGGAGCTGGGAGAGGAAGGTGTCTTCCATTCCATCTCACAGAACATTCCGGATCCAGCACTTCCTCACCAAGAAGATGAAGCCGAACTGGCTGATCCCACAGTGGGCCTGCATGAAAACTGGGATCAGGTACAACTCTAAGAGGAGATCCTGGAGAAGAGTCAAGCTGACCCTGTAG